The genomic window CATCTGTCCACATTTACCTTTCAATTCATCAGCACAATAACAATTTTTTATGCTCTGTGTTAGTCACACAGTTCAtacatttgtgtgtgtttcaCCTCGCTAAGGAGGTCACCTGATGCTTTTCTGTCTATGCAACCCTCTGGTAACACAACAGTCCCATGTCAGCCCTGAGAAACCACTACAAAACTGTGTGCCAGAATCTCCTAAAAAAGAGATACTTCTATTAGTTGCTTTGCTCATTAACAGAAGCTGATCAAAGCCATAGTCCCCCCTGAAGATGTTGCACTCCATAGGCTACTGCAGTTGTCTAAAAGAAGACAGTGCCTTCAGTCCCAGACAGCCAGCACAAAACAGCAACTTCTGTTTTGGTCCATTTTAAAAGCAGccaggaaggcagagcagtCTCTGGTCGGGTGTTCTTGTCACTCCAGAATTGCTCAAGCACACCCCACACACTCTCCATTATAGGACCTCCACAGCCCTTCCAGTTCCCAGAGGGCACAAGGAGGCCTAAGCCAAAAATCTCACCTTGTCAGAAGGCAACTAATTCTGTCCTAAAATTACAAGGCATTTTTTAAAGAGCTCTATCACCTTCCAAAACCCACATGTTTAATTTCCTAGGTCAGTACTCCAGTCATTTTATTAACACATCACGTGTCACCACATCAGGCTCCTTCTGCGCAAAACAGACTTCATTTCCTTAAACTCAGAATCTACTAGAAAAGCCAAAGAGAAACCCTCAGCAATTACCATCCTTAcctgcagagaaacagcaaaaccagcatCTCCTCACCCCTGAAAGAGGCTCAGCCTCTGCCCCAGCTTCCTTTTATGCCACCCCAATCAAGTCAATATTGCTTCCAGCTGTGAGAAATCCCCCTGCTAAAACACATCAGCTGTGCCTAATGAGGATCCCTCCTACCCACCTGTAGTAGTTTTAGTAGGTTTTTTGTCAACCCAAGACACCACCCATGTGAAGGGTTGCTTCCAAAATCCTCAGTTTCTCATTGAGAAATTGCTTTTTGCCTTCTAGTTTTACTTGCCTTACTACAGAAAACTCACAAGCCTATTTTATAAACACCTGAGGTTTATTGCACCACAAGAGATGCATCAAAATGCAATCCATTTTATGAAGATTTCTTAGGAAAATGCAAAGATGTTTTCCATAAAGTTCCTAAATTGAAAGTttgtgttattatttttatgctgtAAGAATTTAAGACTATATAAAGGTGAAATTCCCACTGTAAAGATTTTAAATGCTTGGTAAGAAAATATACATGTTTAGAAGCTTGTTATTTAGAGTAACTCAGCTTCAAAAGGCCACACCTCTCCATACTCACCCACAGACAGCTCCATGTGCCTGTGCAGGGAATTCACCCCACCTGGCTGGTTCTGTGACCCCAGAGAGCTCTGCTGTGATGCCCTGGTAAAGGCAAACCCCCTTTACAACCACACAGTCAAGATCTGTTCTTTCCATGAGTTATTttagcagcagcactgccagatcTCCGAGCAGAGGCTTTGCACTTCGTTCCAGCCTTTGCCACACACAGACCCCTTTGAATGCACAGACTCAAACAaggcagcaggacctgcagtCAGAGGGAGATCTGAAGAGGAGGCCTTTGGTGAAGGGCTCATGGCTCTTCCACTGAGCTGAAAGTCAAAGAGAATGCAGAAAGGAATAAATAATCCaaagaacagaagcagaaagagtCTGGTAAGACTCCAAAAGGCGCAGATCTATTCTGATAGTCCTACAGAACCAGGAAAACAAGATGTTTCTTTAGTTGTGTAAAGTCAATTTTGTTCTAATTTGTCAATTGTTGTTTAAAGACAAGTTTGTTCTATTACAAGGGAAGGAGAGCCTTATAATAACTGcagggtttttattttctccattacTTTAATTTATCTCTTGTACAAAAATGAGTCCAAGTTTTGTGGgtccaggaaacaaaaaaaaaggaatagcaAGTTTGGGCATCACCTCCTACCCCAGTGATGAGAGCAGTCACCTTGTCAGGAAAAAGATGTGTCAAATTCCTGTTCACAGGATTGTTGGGGAGTTTACATGGATGAATCCTTGAATGAACCAAGGAGTGCACCAGACACTGCCCAGGGTTGCCCCAGCAACAGAACATCGGAAGGCAAGACCGTGGGTGTGGGAACTGCATGGAGTGAGGCCCCTGTGGCAGGGCTGTCACTCCTTGCTAAGATTCCCAGGGAGATAAGTGACGCCAGTGGAAGGCAGGAGTCTCTCTGTCTCCCACATAAACAGTCATTCAGTTGATGGAGAACACAGCATCTCCTTAGCATCTTTACAAgttggaaataaaatgcaacCCAGGCCGAGGAGTTCAGGAAAGAGCAACGAAAGTCACTGGGAGTCATTGTGAGCAAAggtgaaatatgaaatatttgagAGAAGTGGCCCCAGAGGGAAAGGCTTGGCACTCAAAAATAGGTGTATGTTGGGAGAACTAGGACAGCTTTAAGGATGTCTTGGGGATGTGGGATGGAACAGAGACAATTTCTGAGGAACATcagggcaaaagaaaaaaacaatcctGAAAGGTAAGTACATTGAAGAGTGGAATTATCTTAAGCACCTCAAACAACAAAGAGCTATCATGTCTTCTGAAACTGGACTGGAAGAGGGTTTAGGTAATGGAAATGAGAGATGAAAAAGGAACTTCCTGGAGATGGAAAGACAAGACCAATTAATCTCTCATTTGCCATGGATTTCCTTCAGGAGGCATCCTCATCTTCCCAGATGCTGCACCTGAGCCTCAGGTTTGACCTGGATTTGATATATATTGGTTCTAAGGGCAGGGCAAATGCCTTCCTACCCCCTGCTGGGCTGAACCAGCTCAGGGAAACTCTAGCCCAATAAAACAGAAGTCTTTCAAAATGATGAAATATTATAAGGgtgaagggaaaataaaagaagtagAAATCATCACTGGAAGTCATCTAGTCCACCCCAAACCTCCAGACTGGGCTCCATCACAGGGATGAAGTGAGGGAGAAGAACTTTGGGAAAAAACAGTTTATCACTTTATCCTTACAGCTACCCAAATGCCTGGACTATTTCCCTCCGGTCATCTAATTCCATGACTCCTTCTCCTAAGCACAATGGACAAAGGGGACAGATATAATCAGTCTGTTACTCAGACTGATTTCACTGAGATCTCTTCCACAACCTCAATCTTGCTACAATGCTTTGTGAGATTTGGGGAACTGCAGAAGGGAAGACCATGGGAATTAGAGGCTGGGAAGGGATGCAGCTGTGGAGCACTGCATCCTTTCTCTTGGTTTCCTGACAAGCAGCACCTTTGCCATTGAATCCCTGACAGCATCAGCCGCTCTTGAGATTTCACACCCACCCTGCAGATACGATGACAAAGTTACGGTACTTTCCAACTTTGGACTGGGAAGAAGCAAAAACTTTTGCAACTCACATCTCTCATGGTGTTCTGTAGCATCTCAGCACCCGTTTTCCCGCAGCGTGAGGTTTGTCTGTTCTGAAGCTCCATCTCCTGGAACCACGGAATTAACACAGGAACGGCTCAACTTTCACTGCAACAAAGGTGTAAGTTTAAGAGGAAAGTTTGTAGAGGCGTGAATCTTAACGGGACAAGTCTAAACATTATAAACGTATCCTTGATTTCTTTAATGTGGAAGATTATCTTATCTGTGGGTTTATTTTCTCTGCCCTCGGAGCAGGGATCCGTGACAGTGTTGCTGTGGCAGCTTCTCTGATGTCTCATCACATCCCACGTTCCTGAGGCGGCCTCTGCCGGCACTTGGTTGCCACTGTCAGCTGTCCTCgacctctccttccctgggcacacCGAAATACCAGCCTGACCTCCGGGGGAATGCCGCTTTCCAGCGTCTCGAGTTCGCCCTCGTGCTCTGCCCCGTGTCCGGAGGCAGCTCCGCATCTCAGGTTTCCCATCATGGGAACGAGCTGGCGCTCAagttcctctccctgctcacctATCCAAGGAATCCACGTCCTTGCCATTGCATATGGACATGTGTGAGCTGCGTGACCTCGGCACCAGAACCACACTGTGCTGGGCTGAGTCTCCATTCCTGTTATCCCGGTGTGTCTGTTGATGCCACTGAACGGGATGGTCCAAATTCCCCCCCACCGGTTCTGTCTGCAGCACTTTCTCAGAGAACTGCTCGAGTAAAaaccaccacacacacaaaagttCTCACaggctgaagcagcagcagaaatatttttcatccatTTCCTGCACCCCCCAGGCCAGGCATGAACTGAAACACAATTCCAACTTAACTCTTCTGGCTGGGAGCATTTCCTGCTGACATGCCTAAAAACAATACTCGGTGCTGCAGAGGTACCTGAGCCTTGGAAACCCACAGAAccatttttgcattaaaaatgaaattcacTTTGTTGAAGCCAGCAGTAGATCCAAGAGGatttaagaaagaaatccaaaatCCATACTAAAGCTCTCCATAGTGCAAGCATTCAAGTATTCCCTGAGGTATAAAAATCAAGTCAGACTGAGCATCTTGGATACTAGAAtaaagtttgttttgttttgtattgttttttaataacaagAGCAGAATTAAGAGCTGATTTCAACCTCatactctgaaaataaattccatttcACTCTTTATATTCTGGTCCCATTCTTTATATTCTGgtttttaataagaaatacaCTCATGAATGCTATAAAGCACCTGCTGCCTGGTTTTCTGGGGTTTAACCACATTTCCTGTTAGGAGGCAAGTACAACACTCAACTTGGCTCCATGCAGgaacacagaatcatggaatcacagaatggtttgagccGGAGGGGACTTTAACGCTCATCCACtgcacccctgccatgggcagggacacctcccaccagcccagggtgctccaagccctgtccaacctggcctgggacactcccagggctggggcagccacagcttctctgggcacctgtgccagggcctgcccaccctcacagggaggaatttcttcccaatatcccatctaaacctctTTCCGTTTGAAGCCACACACTCTGGGGTGTGTATAATCAAGGAATTTAAAGCACATTTTGTTTTATGTAGGCACACAGAACTAAGATCCTTACTGAGGCTAAAGCATGATTTCAATTTTCATTGGCCATTAAAGTTGCAGATACAGAAATGGATCCACACCTGAAGTTCTCCTGCAGGAGTGGCACTAACGCTGCCAAAACAAACATCTGGAAAGGTCACAGGTGCTTAAAGAACAAGTTTATTGACAATATCGTCACAAATAAACAatctaaaagaaaatttcagaaatCTCTAAACTTAGAAATCTTAAAATTTTCTCATtggcaaaatattaaaaaaaaaaaaagaactgtaaGATGTCACTATTTTCTTAATCTTTCCTAATTTCAACATTTTGGTTCAGTCCTTTAATTTCGTAACACACATCCAACCCTTCAGCACAATGAAAATGAGTCAAAGTacaattttccttctttaaggGGATCTCGATCAATAagattgtttgggtttttttgcaagcATCTCCCTGAATCCTGTCTGCTCACAACTTGATAGGTAACATCAGCAAGAAATAACTTTATAAATATTCTGAGCCAAATTAATTCTGGTAGTAATCAGAACCTAAATTTCCCCCAAACGATACAAAGCAGACCATGTAGTACAAGAAACTATCAGCATGCATTTTAGAGGTCATTTTTTGTACTTCAGGTACATGAACTTAAAACCAAAGAGGGACAATTGTGATAAAAATGTACTCAGGTATTTCATAACATTAATATTTATTGCTTTATATGAATACTGTATTGAAAGCCCAAGCATTCAGTTTACACACAGAAATTATACAATTATATACCGTTTCACAATGGCAGTGAGCACTCATTACAATCTACAAAAAATCTACtttacagaaatttaaaaattctaaatatCAAAAAGGTACAGTTGAAGAAACAGGTATAAATTTGGCAGCCAGTAATTGTGACTGGGAGGTTGCAGCTTGCATGTCTTTAAATATGGGAACTGGAAAATATTGAGTTTAAAGCAGTAGTTTGTGCTTTGAGCTGGTTTGAAAAAAACGTAACACTGGCTGTCAAAGTAGCatgttcaaaaatatttagttcACTTCCAAAATGTTATACAAATCATGGTGATTTCTATGCCCCCCTAAACCTTGCAGCTCAGGTACATGACCAGGGCCATGCATCCATCCTTCCACTCCAGTGTTATCAGACCGATGCCATCTGCCAACCTTAGAGCAATTCTGAGGCTCCTCTACAACACTCACAAAGCTCCAAGAAGCTCAGAAAAGGCAAGTACCTGCTCATTTCTTCCAAGGTATTATTTTCAAACGTTTCTTCTACAAAAGTTTAAGCTAATGTTTTAATTACGACGTTCTCAACATAAAGCACATTTTctcataaataaatgaaatccTTTCACTCAGGCACCTCAGAAGAATACAAAAATGTTGTCATCGGAACAGTTCTCTTGGAATGTGTTTACTCTGGTGTTTTCAACAATGTTAGTATTTCCAGGGTTTCACAGGGGCCAGATTTCATTTGTTCTATTTTTCCAGAGGCAAAACAAAGTGCCTTGAGAGGTGAACTCAGTCTTTTCCTATAGAAAAAGTATTTGCTGTGTTTATCTCttatagaaacagaaaaatataccCTTTCCCCTTTAGAACAGTGAGGGTACACACAGGTGTGCATGCGTGCATAcagatgtgtgtgtgaaatGTAACACACTTTAAACACACAACAGAAGGTTTCATAGTGtgtattcaaataaaaatctggAAACCAGCCTGAAACCCCATTATTTCGCATGTCAAGTGTTGAAACTGTAACCAAAATATGAAGTAACTGCTATAGCTGTCAGAAAaagacaagacaaaaagcttccTTGCTTACATACAACTAGGTGTGGTGATCTCCAAAAAAGTTGTCAAAATTATAATTACCTTCCAGTTTAAAAACTtttattctaaataaaaaaaactatACACAAACCACTGATTTGACCAAACGAAAGTTCAGCGGTAagcaggacctgaaggagctgGTATTCACAGTTCTTATCATGTACAACTCTTTCAAGGTTCAATCCATGGAGAAGTTTATTTTACAACCTGCTTCTTTTTGTAAAACTAAAGGTCCACTTtattacataaaattatttatacagTGTAAAACCGGAGCCTTATGGAAAATACTGCATCTAAGTTTATTTAAATTAGTCTTGCTCCATCGGTTCATCTGCAGCTTCTGTGGCTTCGTCACTGTTTTCCATTGGGGTCTCTGAGGAATTTTCTGGAGTTTCACTAGCATAGGACCCCAACTCTTCTGTTTCACTGCAGTCAGCTCCACTACTGGCAGATCCACTAATTTCAGGGTCATCCGAGTGCAAATCCTTCTCTGCCCTCGACTGCTCAGACTCCTCCATGCGACTGTTCTCCTCAGAGCTCTCTTCGGTCACACCCGAGGGTTCAATGTCTTTGTCTTGATCTTTTCTGTCTGCACCAACGTTTCTGGGAGACATGAAGGACTCTGGAAATGGGGAAAGTAAATAttattaaagcatttttaaacatACCTTGAGCCTGCTACTTTCCATTCCCAGCTGTGCCGAGCAACACTtccacagcacagccaaggaCAGCAAAACAATCACCAATTTTATTAGATGTACAGTATGAGCCACCTTCATGAGGACATCCAAACTATCCTAACACACCATGAAATAAAGTCcagttattttatttaacaggTAGCTTCACCTAATTAATCTTCAGTGGATAAAGACACATCTACCAAGTGACTTTTTCTGGCTTCCCCACATCCTTCATTTGCCTTCAGAAACATCTTTTACAAATGATGAAAACACGACTGTTTCAAGTGTACAGTCACCATGATCTACAGGAACACTCTACAAATGCATAAgctataaaaaaaataaaattttttaaaaaattaaaactttggaGAATATGTAAAAATAGGTTAGTCTCTTAactgcaggggtttttttatttaggtGCTAAGAGTTAGGTAATTATTCCAATAGGAGGTGGAGAGATTGTTGCTGTATCTTCAGTGAAAGAACATAGATCTTTTAATCCGTATTTCAGtaatttatattattaataaaGACAGTCAAACACAGGTATGGCACATCTCACTCCTGGGAAAGGGATGATATCACCTGATGATACCCTAAAGTAGGGATTCTCAAATTCTTGGTGCCACCCTGATTTAATTTACTGCCTAAGAAAAGTACTATTTTGTAGTTTTTAAATTGATCTGTAGGACAAAGAAAAACCAGAATTTCTAAATCATGCAAAATCGAAGTACAAACAGCTCATGCACAACTGAAGACACTCAGCAATCCCAACACAACATTCTCCAGCAAAGAAAATCCCAGCTCCtcagaaaatgaacaaagaCAATCCAGTCTGAAGtaccttcctcctcttctcccgtACAGCGCTGTCTGGCACAAGGAGCATCTTTTTCTTTATCCTGAGATGTAGAGGATGCTTCTGTCTCTTCCCCCATGCCTGAAGAGACTTCACTGGAGGCAGTTTGGTTTGGTGTATCTCTGGCTTCCCCTTCCTTGTCAAATTTAAGTCTTTTTACCTCATGTCCTTCTGCTTCTGCAGGATCATCCTCAGAGTGCTTGTTTTTCACCAGGCTGCTCTGAGCACCTTCTGACTCAGATGCTGGTGATTCACTGTAAGCAAGAAAAGGAGCTGTAgcttttcttgaagaaaaacattctgTATCTTGtcacactttaaaaaataacagcagctACTTCAATTTAAACACTCTATAAGAGGTAACAGTAGAACTCCCTTATTACATAATAGAACCTCCAAGCCATCACTCCTGACTTAAGCCTCCAATACGCATTCCTTGGATGGCCTCCTTTacactattttttaaatataagttaaaaaaaatctgagaataataaaaacagaaaatccaTCCCTCCTCACAAACCTGTGTTTCTTCTCCTCTGTCTGCTGCAAACTTGGCTCTTTATGGTCTGTGCTGTCTGGCAAACCGTTTGTTGTCATTGGAGCTGACAAGGAAACCTTCGTTCGATTTACTGGTCTGGGGGTTCCAGGGCCATTTACATTggatctttaaaaataataatagtaaaaagATAACTCAGCCTTTCAGTAATTTGTTCCTATTTGGCAGAAAGCAGCTAAGCCCTTGCTTAAAAgatcaagaaaacaaaacaaataggTCAGGTGATTCGCTGTGTTataaggaataaaatatttcttgccTACAATGTACaaactatgaaaaaaatttaaataacaaaacaaattcACAATAATGAGGTTACAAAATCATCAAAATATATCATAatcataaatcatagaatcaactgggttggaaaagacctccaagatcatcaagtccaacccttggtccaactccagtccctttaccagatcatggcactcagtgccatggccaaactcagtttagaaacctccaaggatggggaatgCACccactctctgggcagcccattccaatgcctgattcctctctctggaaagaatttttttctgatctccaacttaaatttcccctggcagagcttgagcccctgcccccttgtcctttGTATTATATGGAGTGCAGGTTCATGCCTCTTCTATCCCCATTCCCCCACTATTGCAGGTCACACCCCATTTTTAAGGCTACCTATTTAGGATCAGAACAGGCAGTAAGGGATCTGAACCCCCTACTCTCAGAACTCCCCTGCTTCTATCCAGAACAAGTTATTCCCTGGAACTAAACTTACCTGTCAGAGTACCCTGGTGAATTTCCTGGGAACATAACACCATTCATCCGATTTAAACTactggaattatttttcctaagaaacaaaacaacaacaaaatgttaTGAATAAATTACGTAAATCTTGTTTGCACAGAATTCCCCACTCCAAAACTTAAACAGCCCCCACTGTCAGTCCCCAAAGGGTTCCCTGCTTATCCACTTCCAAATTACCAGACTTGCACAGACACCTTCCCCACTGCTGCCTTAACTACTGATAACTCTGCATGTCCGTGTTTTAGATACTTCTGATAACCAACAAGAGAAACAcatcagacacacacacattcaaGCTTCAAGTTTCATGGAAAAGAAGATTATACTCACTCTGAAGATGGATATACACAGCTGACAACCATGACATTCTGTAACACAAACAATAAACACATCAAGAGTTTAGaaacagaagctgcagctgtggATAATATCCCAAAACTTAGAGAGTTACAGGATTTTGGTCATATCTGTTAAAAGTATCTCTGCTCCCTCGTACAAAATCAGGCCATAATCAAActaaaattcagtatttttgaaGTGTGTTACTGCCCTAAGGAGACCAGCACATTAAGCCTCAGGCCCAGGTGTTTGTGGTTTGTAACTGAAGGATCTCTGGAAATCAAAGTgctcagaaatgctgaaaaatccTGTGTGGACACACATCCTGCTACTGACCTTTGAACAATCCCACATTCTGACATGAGATACCTGACACCTGTGTGCTTTTTTGAAGGCACAGGATTGAAATACTGAACAGAAAACACTGGCAGGAAAGGGCCTCCCTTCACCTTCACCTCTGGATCTACTCCTGACTCAAATGTGGAAGGAAATGCCTGatgaaaaaattcaaattatttctaaCTAGGACTCAATATAATAAGTGACAACACCCCCTCCACAAAGTACAGCAGGAAAACTGCACAGTGAGTAGGAAACACAACAGTTGCAGCcatgagatttatttttatgtcttaaGTTATTTTAGAACTGCTTTTTGATGCTGAAAGGTACAGAATAAACTCTCACACTTGGGAGCAGCCATTAGCTGTACCCTGGCTGTGAGCCACAGTGAAACCACGAGACCTTGGGGAGCAATTGGGAAGTTATTAAGTGGTGGCTGTGACTGTGGGGCTGTTTCCTCTCAGAGAAATACATACCTTTTCCACACCTCTTAGAAATTTGTCTGTTCCTGTGTAATTCCTCCTAGGATCTGTCAGCAACTCACAGAGTCGCTGAATAGTGAAGGGGATGCTGCAATGAAATAGATTTATaacagtttaattttattttaacaagtaTAGCTGTTAAGAAGCAACAACATTATTGCTTTCTCTCCCTTACTGAGAAGGTGGAAGGAAAACAGTAGTGAA from Pithys albifrons albifrons isolate INPA30051 chromosome 3, PitAlb_v1, whole genome shotgun sequence includes these protein-coding regions:
- the PPP4R2 gene encoding serine/threonine-protein phosphatase 4 regulatory subunit 2, yielding MDIERLQEALKDFEKRGKKEVCPVLDQFLCHVAKTGETMVQWSQFKGYFIFKLEKVMDDFRTSAPEPRGPPNPNVEYIPFEEMKERILKIVTGFNGIPFTIQRLCELLTDPRRNYTGTDKFLRGVEKNVMVVSCVYPSSEKNNSSSLNRMNGVMFPGNSPGYSDRSNVNGPGTPRPVNRTKVSLSAPMTTNGLPDSTDHKEPSLQQTEEKKHSESPASESEGAQSSLVKNKHSEDDPAEAEGHEVKRLKFDKEGEARDTPNQTASSEVSSGMGEETEASSTSQDKEKDAPCARQRCTGEEEEESFMSPRNVGADRKDQDKDIEPSGVTEESSEENSRMEESEQSRAEKDLHSDDPEISGSASSGADCSETEELGSYASETPENSSETPMENSDEATEAADEPMEQD